Below is a genomic region from Streptomyces sp. NBC_00461.
AGGACGTGGAGTAGGCGTGCTGACGGTGGGGGTCGGCCCAGCTCCACCCCAGGTACTCGTAGTCGGTGACCGGGGTTCCGGTGTCCAGGACCTTGCGCATCAGCCCTTCGAGGGTGGCCGCCTGCAGCCCAGGCAGCAGCTCGCTCAGCCGGCGTCCCAGCCGCTGTTCACGGGGCACACCGCCGAACCGTTCGAGGGTGTCGTTCAGCCACACGTAGCGCAGCTCCAGGTCCATCACCGCCATGCCGACCGGGGAGCGGGTGAGGAACCCGTCGAGCACGGACTGGCCCATCGCCCACTGCTGCCGCAGCTCCCGCGCCGAGATCAGGAAGCACTCCTCCCCGCCCATCCGGAAGGACGCGGAGACCCGCAGGTCGACGTCGACCACCCGGCCGTCGCGGTGGCGTACGGGGATCAGACCGCTCCAGCCCATGCCGGCGCGGCACCGCTCCGCCACACCGGCCACCCGGGCCGGGTCCGACGGCATCGCCACCAGGCGTGCGGCGGGGCCGCCGACCATCTCGGACGCCGGGTGTCCGAGCAGTGCCTCGGCGCCCCGCGTCCAGCCGACCACGACGCCCTCGGCGGACACGACCGCCACCGCGTCGGTGGACGCGTCAAGGGCGTCGCGCAGTCCTGCGGGCGTCGGCCCGTCGGGTGCTTCTCGCACAGGATCCATGGATGCCGTCCGGGTGCCGTTCCGTACAGAACCATGTTCCTGCTTGTCCGTCGGTTGTGCACGGCCCCGGCGGGCACCCTGCCGCCGCCCGCTCCGCTTCCGCCCGGCCCGAAGCGGAGGGAGCATGGAAGTGCCGCTGGTCAAAACCCAGGTCCCGGGCGACACCGACAGGTTCGCCGGATCCCGCGGCACGGTGGAGGTGATTACCGGATGACAGCCGAATCCTTCCGGTCCGAAGGTGAGGCGCACGGCCTCGATTCGCCTCCACCGACCGGTCTGCTGGATCTCCTGAGCGTGGCCGCGACGGTCGTCGACGCCGACGGGCGCATCGTGTTCTGGACCCCGCAGGCGGAGGAGCTGTTCGGGTACACCGCGCAGGAGGCGCTGGGCAAGTACGCGGCCCGGCTGCTCATCCACCCGGAGCATCTGAAGGCCGTGGTCAGGCTGTTCACGGAGGTGCTGGAGACGGGCCGGAGCTGGGCCGGTGCCTTCCCCATCCGGCACAAGGACGGCAGCAGCCGGCTGATGGAGTTCCGCAACATGCGGCTCCAGGACGATCTCGGGGACGTCTACGCGCTGGGCATCGCAGCCGACCACAACCTCCTCCAGCGCGTCGAGACCGATCTGGCCCTGTGCGAGCGGCTGATCAACCAGTCTCCGATCGGCCTGGCCCTGCTGGACCCGGAACTGCGGTATGTACTGGTCAACCCGGCGCTGGAGCGCATCGACGGCTTCCCCGCCGAGGACCACGTGGGCCGCGGCCTCAGGGAGACCCTGCCCCTGCCCGACGTCGACACCATCGAGTCCGCGCTGCGTCAGGTGCTCACCACCGGCACCCCGCTGCTCGACCAGTACCACGTCGACCCCGATCACGAGCACGCCTGGTCCCTGTCCTTCTACCGCCTGGAGGACCCCGGCGGGCGGGTCCTGGGGGCGGCCGCCTCGGTCGTCGACGTCACCGAACGGCACCGCGCCGCCGCCGAGGCCGACCGGGCCCGGCGCCGCCTCGCCCTCATCGCCGACGCCTCCGTGCGCGTCGGCACCACGCTGGAGGTGGAGGAGACCGCCCGTGAACTGGCGGAGATCGCCGTCCCGCAGCTCGCCGACGTGGTCGCCGTCGACATCCTCGACTCCGCCCTGGCCTGCCGCCGGTCACGCAGACCGGACGACGGCCCGGAGCTGTTCCGCGCCCTCGCGCTCAAGGCGGCACACCCGACCGTGGCGCTCCGCGCCGCAGACCCTCCCGGCGGTCTCGCGGCCTACGAGGGGGACCGCCTGGTCACGCTGTGCGTCCACACCGGCCGGCCGGTCCTGGTGCGGCACGTCAGCGAGGACGATCTGCCGCGCATCGCCCGGGACGCCGAGGCCGGTTCGCTGCTGGCCCGGGCCGGCGTC
It encodes:
- a CDS encoding SpoIIE family protein phosphatase, with translation MTAESFRSEGEAHGLDSPPPTGLLDLLSVAATVVDADGRIVFWTPQAEELFGYTAQEALGKYAARLLIHPEHLKAVVRLFTEVLETGRSWAGAFPIRHKDGSSRLMEFRNMRLQDDLGDVYALGIAADHNLLQRVETDLALCERLINQSPIGLALLDPELRYVLVNPALERIDGFPAEDHVGRGLRETLPLPDVDTIESALRQVLTTGTPLLDQYHVDPDHEHAWSLSFYRLEDPGGRVLGAAASVVDVTERHRAAAEADRARRRLALIADASVRVGTTLEVEETARELAEIAVPQLADVVAVDILDSALACRRSRRPDDGPELFRALALKAAHPTVALRAADPPGGLAAYEGDRLVTLCVHTGRPVLVRHVSEDDLPRIARDAEAGSLLARAGVHSYLAVPLIAHGEVLGALDLKRTNNPLPFDQDDVVLASELAGRAAVAIDNARWFQSVRNTALTLQRSLLPDHPLQHSGLELASRYQPAQATSEVGGDWYDVIPLSDDRTALVVGDVMGNGIDAAATMGRLRTATCAYAELDLDPGAVLQHLDKITCDLEHYIVTCIYAVYDPRTRLCRIANAGHMPPALAGPDHAPELLDLPSGAPLGVGGIPFEATTARLDPGDLLVLYTDGLVETRHHSIDDRLDVLLSFLDEPHRPLEETCDLLLYGLRHPDDYDDVALLIARAL